One Lysobacter enzymogenes DNA segment encodes these proteins:
- a CDS encoding phosphatidylinositol-specific phospholipase C1-like protein: MKAWALPMLALGLCCALAGTARAHDEPAAPRPVDPACKLDAADAAQAGPDCAEAWIDHNLGLADVQAIGTHNSYKLAIPAEELAAHRARDAAGADSLDYVHAPLHEQLELGMRQLELDVYYDPQGGRYAHPPGALRQGYGEAGPWLSGVAAQMARPGFKVMHLADIDFRSQCMVFVECLRQIRAWSRQHPQHAPILILINAKDGKGGPGAAAPLAFDAKAFDALDAEVRAVFAADELITPDDVRGRAATLREAVLAGGWPKLGAARGKVLFALDEEPRKVALYRGARRSLQGRAMFVNGDETSADAAYLTINDPVADGERIRAAVRAGFLVRTRADADTAEARRNDPRRREAAFASGAQYISTDYPKPDLRFSRYRVTFPRSEVVRCNPVRAESRCDRRAVEAPEKHD; the protein is encoded by the coding sequence ATGAAGGCTTGGGCATTGCCGATGTTGGCGTTGGGACTGTGCTGCGCGCTGGCGGGAACGGCGCGCGCGCACGACGAACCGGCCGCGCCGCGGCCGGTCGATCCGGCCTGCAAGCTCGACGCCGCCGATGCCGCGCAGGCCGGGCCGGACTGTGCCGAGGCCTGGATCGACCATAACCTCGGCCTCGCCGACGTCCAGGCCATCGGCACCCATAACAGCTACAAGCTGGCGATCCCGGCCGAGGAACTGGCCGCGCACCGCGCCCGCGACGCCGCCGGCGCGGATTCGCTCGACTACGTCCACGCGCCGCTGCACGAGCAGCTCGAACTGGGCATGCGCCAGTTGGAGCTGGACGTCTACTACGACCCGCAAGGCGGCCGTTACGCGCATCCGCCCGGCGCCTTGCGCCAGGGCTACGGCGAGGCCGGGCCGTGGCTGTCGGGCGTGGCCGCGCAGATGGCGCGGCCGGGGTTCAAGGTCATGCACCTGGCCGACATCGACTTCCGCAGCCAGTGCATGGTCTTCGTCGAATGCCTGCGGCAGATCCGCGCCTGGTCGCGCCAGCACCCGCAGCACGCGCCGATCCTGATCCTGATCAACGCCAAGGACGGCAAGGGCGGGCCCGGCGCGGCCGCGCCGCTGGCGTTCGACGCCAAGGCCTTCGACGCGCTCGACGCCGAAGTGCGCGCGGTGTTCGCGGCCGACGAGCTGATTACGCCCGACGACGTGCGCGGCCGCGCCGCGACCCTGCGCGAGGCGGTGCTCGCCGGCGGCTGGCCGAAGCTCGGCGCCGCGCGCGGCAAGGTCCTGTTCGCGCTCGACGAGGAACCGCGCAAGGTCGCGCTGTACCGCGGCGCGCGGCGTTCGCTGCAGGGGCGGGCGATGTTCGTCAACGGCGACGAAACCTCGGCGGACGCGGCCTATCTGACGATCAACGATCCGGTCGCCGACGGCGAGCGCATCCGCGCGGCGGTGCGCGCCGGTTTCCTGGTGCGCACCCGCGCCGACGCCGATACCGCCGAAGCGCGCCGCAACGATCCGCGCCGGCGCGAGGCCGCGTTCGCCAGCGGCGCGCAGTACATCTCCACCGACTATCCCAAGCCCGATCTGCGTTTCAGCCGCTATCGGGTGACGTTTCCGCGCAGCGAGGTGGTGCGGTGCAATCCGGTGCGGGCGGAAAGCCGTTGCGACCGGCGCGCGGTCGAGGCGCCGGAGAAGCATGACTGA
- a CDS encoding TonB-dependent receptor, producing the protein MTSRSRQLTRAIRFALAASLVCAGFSATVSAQEAASGASGAARADAATPASASDDEGSAAAVDLDKVIVTGRSGTRQRSKAETSYSITAIEEERLRLQAPTSVTEAMKSVPGFWVEASGGEASGNIRARGIPVDGFGSVTLLEDGIPVQHDPALGYLNGDQAFRLDETVERVEVVRGGPSSVFYSNAPAGAINFIPRSVGDSAEGVAKLTVGDYGLTRYDLFFGTPLGGGWKLGLGGFWRSDDGLRDPGYPANDGGQYRINLSRAFERGNFSFDYKRVDDKVALYLGIPMRSYADGKIRGVPGFDAHDGTLAGPQTRRLGMIQGDGSLYDFDNALGTQVKRDQYTAKFDYDLGAGFQLAQSLRYSRTRTQRNGVFPLTLQSDAKFYADSAVKKLIASVPGAVGAQLRYVDAPEQAFASSQNGNGLMTISGLRGVTMPVDELISDTRLMRRFDFGGQSHDVTLGYYYARFDQDFDRYSSNVLTDVRDNARLLDLVAVDAAGRPLRTLTDKGVYRYGYEWENASGRSTTQALYLSDEWQVNDKLRIDAGVRWEQVKVEGWTEVRKQVNLGTPATSQILTGSGSFVSYDQKFDKIGWTVGANWQFDPHQGVFARWTPAFRLPSLSSYITKYSNCDLAKLAACANDPNGRPVTQTMDLGEIGYKFSNEQFDLFATLFYTKYDNVGFSNYVFDLGSGASTVQQGFADTKTTGLELEGFWTPVRWFDLQATATIQDPKYKGLRYTELVNGAPVLRDFVDNQLIRVPKNSFRVVPGLNLLDERLRLQLSYEHEGERFVDTANSVKLPSYYVINASARYEFAPGLSLYLYADNLTNSLGLTEGNPRAGELQSADAGNNTFIARPLLGRGYRAALMYRF; encoded by the coding sequence ATGACCTCTCGTTCCCGCCAGCTCACCCGGGCGATCCGCTTCGCCCTGGCCGCCAGCCTCGTTTGCGCTGGGTTTTCCGCCACCGTTTCGGCCCAGGAGGCGGCTTCGGGCGCTTCCGGCGCGGCGCGGGCCGACGCCGCAACGCCTGCATCGGCCTCGGACGACGAGGGCTCCGCCGCTGCGGTGGACCTCGACAAAGTCATCGTCACCGGCCGCTCCGGCACCCGCCAGCGCAGCAAGGCCGAGACCAGCTACTCGATCACCGCGATCGAGGAAGAGCGCCTGCGCCTGCAAGCGCCGACCTCGGTGACCGAGGCGATGAAATCGGTGCCGGGCTTCTGGGTCGAGGCCAGCGGCGGCGAAGCCAGCGGCAACATCCGCGCGCGCGGCATCCCGGTCGACGGCTTCGGCTCGGTGACCCTGCTCGAGGACGGCATCCCGGTGCAGCACGATCCGGCCCTGGGCTACCTCAACGGCGACCAGGCCTTCCGCCTCGACGAGACCGTCGAGCGGGTCGAAGTGGTGCGCGGCGGCCCCTCGTCGGTGTTCTATTCCAACGCCCCGGCCGGCGCGATCAACTTCATCCCGCGCAGCGTCGGCGACAGCGCCGAAGGCGTGGCCAAGCTCACCGTCGGCGACTACGGCCTGACCCGCTACGACCTGTTCTTCGGCACGCCCCTCGGCGGCGGCTGGAAGCTGGGCCTGGGCGGCTTCTGGCGCAGCGACGACGGCCTGCGCGACCCGGGCTATCCGGCCAACGACGGCGGCCAATACCGCATCAACCTGTCGCGCGCGTTCGAGCGCGGCAACTTCAGCTTCGACTACAAGCGCGTGGACGACAAAGTCGCGCTGTACCTCGGCATCCCGATGCGCAGCTACGCCGACGGCAAGATCCGCGGCGTGCCCGGCTTCGACGCCCACGACGGCACCCTGGCCGGGCCGCAGACCCGGCGCCTAGGCATGATCCAGGGCGACGGTTCGCTGTACGACTTCGACAACGCGCTCGGCACCCAGGTCAAGCGCGACCAGTACACGGCCAAGTTCGACTACGACCTCGGCGCCGGCTTCCAGCTGGCGCAGTCGCTGCGCTACAGCCGCACCCGCACCCAGCGCAACGGCGTGTTCCCGCTGACCCTGCAGAGCGACGCCAAGTTTTACGCCGATTCGGCGGTGAAGAAGCTGATCGCCTCGGTGCCCGGCGCGGTCGGCGCGCAGTTGCGCTACGTGGATGCGCCGGAACAAGCGTTCGCATCCAGCCAGAACGGCAACGGGCTGATGACGATCTCCGGCCTGCGCGGCGTGACCATGCCGGTCGACGAATTGATCAGCGACACCCGCCTGATGCGCCGCTTCGATTTCGGCGGGCAGAGCCACGATGTCACGCTCGGTTACTACTACGCCCGCTTCGACCAGGACTTCGATCGTTATTCGTCCAATGTGCTGACCGATGTGCGCGACAATGCGCGCCTGCTCGACCTGGTCGCGGTGGACGCCGCCGGCCGGCCGTTGCGCACGCTGACCGACAAGGGCGTGTACCGCTACGGCTACGAGTGGGAAAACGCCAGCGGCCGCTCCACCACCCAGGCGCTGTACCTGTCCGACGAATGGCAGGTCAACGACAAGCTGCGCATCGACGCCGGCGTGCGTTGGGAGCAGGTCAAGGTCGAGGGTTGGACCGAAGTGCGCAAGCAGGTCAACCTCGGCACCCCGGCGACTTCGCAGATACTCACCGGCTCGGGCAGCTTCGTAAGCTACGACCAGAAATTCGACAAGATCGGCTGGACCGTCGGCGCCAACTGGCAGTTCGATCCGCACCAGGGCGTGTTCGCGCGCTGGACCCCGGCGTTCCGCCTGCCGAGCCTGTCGAGCTACATCACCAAGTACTCCAACTGCGACCTGGCCAAGCTCGCCGCCTGCGCCAACGATCCCAACGGCCGCCCGGTCACCCAGACCATGGACCTGGGCGAGATCGGCTACAAGTTCAGCAACGAGCAGTTCGACCTGTTCGCGACCTTGTTCTACACCAAGTACGACAACGTCGGTTTCAGCAATTACGTGTTCGACCTGGGCAGCGGCGCCTCGACCGTGCAGCAGGGTTTCGCCGACACCAAGACCACCGGCCTGGAGCTGGAAGGCTTCTGGACCCCGGTGCGCTGGTTCGACCTGCAGGCGACCGCAACGATCCAGGACCCGAAGTACAAGGGCCTGCGCTACACCGAACTGGTCAACGGCGCGCCGGTGTTGCGCGACTTCGTCGACAACCAGCTGATCCGCGTGCCCAAGAACAGCTTCCGCGTGGTGCCGGGCCTCAACCTGCTCGACGAGCGCCTGCGCCTGCAGCTGTCGTACGAGCACGAAGGCGAGCGCTTCGTCGACACCGCCAACTCGGTGAAGCTGCCGTCGTACTACGTGATCAACGCCAGCGCGCGCTACGAGTTCGCGCCGGGGCTGAGCCTGTACCTGTACGCCGACAACCTGACCAATTCGCTGGGCCTGACCGAAGGCAACCCGCGCGCCGGCGAGCTGCAGAGCGCCGACGCCGGCAACAACACCTTCATCGCCCGGCCGTTGCTGGGGCGCGGCTACCGCGCGGCGCTGATGTACCGGTTCTGA
- the thiS gene encoding sulfur carrier protein ThiS, whose protein sequence is MNILLNGEARALVAPVTLLQLLAAEGLGERRVAVEINGEIVPRGRHGETVLAEGDKVEIVHALGGG, encoded by the coding sequence ATGAATATTCTGCTCAATGGCGAAGCGCGCGCCCTGGTCGCGCCGGTCACCTTGCTCCAGTTGCTCGCGGCCGAAGGCCTGGGCGAGCGGCGGGTCGCGGTGGAGATCAACGGCGAGATCGTGCCGCGCGGGCGTCACGGCGAAACGGTGCTGGCCGAGGGCGACAAGGTCGAGATCGTGCACGCGCTGGGCGGGGGCTGA
- a CDS encoding thiazole synthase, with protein sequence MTDTAFSDPLVIAGKTYRSRLLTGTGKFKDLTETRLATEAAAAEIVTVAIRRTNIGQNPGEPNLLDVLPPDRYTLLPNTAGCYTADDAVRTCRLARELLDGHTLVKLEVLGDQRTLFPDVIQTLAAAETLVKDGFDVMVYTSDDPILAKRLEEIGCVAVMPLAAPIGSGLGVQNKYNLLEIVENAKVPIIVDAGVGTASDAAIAMELGCDGVLMNTAIAGARDPILMAHAMKLAVEAGRAAFKAGRIPRKRYASASSPVDGLIG encoded by the coding sequence ATGACTGACACCGCCTTCTCCGATCCGCTGGTCATCGCCGGCAAGACCTACCGCTCGCGCCTGCTCACCGGCACCGGCAAGTTCAAGGACCTGACCGAAACCCGCCTGGCCACCGAGGCCGCGGCCGCCGAAATCGTCACCGTCGCGATCCGCCGCACCAACATTGGTCAGAACCCGGGCGAGCCGAACCTGCTCGACGTGTTGCCGCCGGACCGCTACACCCTGCTGCCCAACACCGCCGGCTGCTACACCGCCGACGACGCGGTGCGCACCTGCCGCCTGGCCCGCGAGCTGCTCGACGGCCACACCCTGGTCAAGCTGGAAGTGCTCGGCGACCAGCGCACCCTGTTCCCCGACGTGATCCAGACCCTCGCCGCGGCCGAAACCCTGGTCAAGGACGGTTTCGACGTCATGGTCTACACCTCCGACGACCCGATCCTGGCCAAGCGCCTGGAGGAAATCGGCTGCGTCGCGGTGATGCCGCTGGCCGCGCCGATCGGCTCGGGCCTGGGCGTGCAGAACAAGTACAACCTGCTGGAGATCGTCGAGAACGCCAAGGTGCCGATCATCGTCGACGCCGGCGTCGGCACCGCCTCCGATGCCGCCATCGCGATGGAGCTGGGCTGCGACGGCGTGCTGATGAACACCGCCATCGCCGGCGCCCGCGACCCGATCCTGATGGCGCACGCGATGAAGCTCGCGGTCGAAGCCGGCCGCGCCGCGTTCAAGGCCGGGCGGATTCCGCGCAAGCGCTACGCCAGCGCGTCGAGCCCGGTGGATGGGCTGATCGGCTGA
- a CDS encoding CehA/McbA family metallohydrolase, which produces MIRSFAAVALLAALIAEPAFAQPVEARDTPTRAEPKSTDSTDLILQGRIIGADNQTYRELPFQVPAGTARIEVEFDYDRSDKTTIDLGLLGPGEFLGRDGFRGWSGGNKRRFSVAASDATASYSPGALTPGEWKLLLGIPNIRAGGNAAYTARIRLTSAATPDAVPRESKAPLRGEAGWYRGDLHMHSAHSDGNCAGQSGARAPCPLFLSVQAAVAAGLDFVAVTEHNTVSHLPALRELQPHFDRLLLIPGMEITTFQGHANVFGVRAPVDFRVGSAAVPDWNAVLAQMRRRGLPVSINHPIRPSDERCMGCGWTPRPAADLDLVSMVEAINGGDADTPGSGIAFWQRGLDAGHRLTGVGGSDNHDAPTAAEEPFGASRIGRPTTVVHARELSEAGILDGLRAGNVFVDAFGSRDRLLELRARHGANEAAMGGELVVPAVQRARLRVQVRNLAGGRVEATLDGAKAALIARPQVSAAQQSFEFDWPSDGRRHWLRIDVRDAQGRLALMGNPVYFNWSAQRP; this is translated from the coding sequence GTGATTCGAAGCTTCGCGGCAGTCGCACTGCTGGCCGCACTGATCGCAGAGCCCGCATTCGCCCAACCCGTCGAAGCTCGCGATACCCCGACGCGCGCTGAGCCCAAATCCACCGACTCCACCGACCTGATCCTGCAAGGCCGCATCATCGGCGCCGACAACCAAACCTACCGCGAACTCCCGTTCCAGGTCCCGGCCGGCACCGCCCGCATCGAAGTCGAGTTCGACTACGACCGCAGCGACAAAACCACCATCGACCTCGGCCTGCTCGGTCCCGGCGAATTCCTCGGCCGCGACGGTTTTCGCGGCTGGAGCGGCGGCAACAAGCGCCGCTTCAGCGTCGCAGCCAGCGACGCCACCGCGTCCTACTCGCCCGGCGCGCTGACGCCGGGCGAATGGAAGCTGTTGCTCGGCATCCCCAACATCCGCGCCGGCGGCAACGCCGCTTACACCGCGCGCATCCGCCTCACTTCTGCGGCAACGCCGGATGCGGTGCCACGGGAGAGCAAGGCGCCGTTGCGCGGCGAAGCGGGCTGGTACCGCGGCGACCTGCACATGCACAGCGCCCACAGCGACGGCAACTGCGCCGGCCAAAGCGGCGCGCGCGCGCCGTGCCCGCTGTTCCTCAGCGTGCAGGCCGCCGTCGCGGCCGGCCTGGACTTCGTCGCGGTGACCGAGCACAACACCGTCTCGCACCTGCCGGCGTTGCGCGAACTGCAGCCGCACTTCGACCGCCTGCTGCTGATTCCCGGCATGGAGATCACCACCTTCCAGGGCCACGCCAACGTTTTCGGCGTGCGCGCGCCGGTCGACTTCCGCGTCGGCAGCGCGGCGGTGCCGGACTGGAACGCGGTGCTGGCGCAGATGCGCCGGCGCGGTTTGCCGGTGTCGATCAACCACCCGATCCGGCCCTCCGACGAGCGCTGCATGGGCTGCGGCTGGACCCCGCGACCGGCCGCCGACCTGGATCTGGTGAGCATGGTCGAGGCGATCAACGGCGGCGACGCCGACACGCCGGGCTCGGGCATCGCGTTCTGGCAGCGCGGTCTCGATGCCGGCCACCGCCTCACCGGCGTCGGCGGCAGCGACAACCACGACGCGCCGACCGCGGCCGAGGAACCCTTCGGCGCCAGCCGCATCGGCCGGCCGACCACGGTGGTGCACGCGCGCGAACTGTCCGAGGCCGGCATCCTCGACGGCCTGCGCGCCGGCAACGTGTTCGTGGACGCCTTCGGCAGCCGCGACCGCCTGCTGGAACTGCGGGCCCGGCACGGCGCGAACGAAGCCGCGATGGGCGGCGAACTGGTCGTGCCCGCGGTCCAGCGCGCGCGTCTGCGCGTGCAGGTGCGCAACCTCGCCGGCGGCCGGGTCGAGGCGACGCTGGACGGCGCCAAGGCGGCGTTGATCGCGCGGCCGCAGGTGAGCGCGGCGCAACAATCGTTCGAGTTCGACTGGCCCAGCGACGGCCGCCGCCATTGGCTGCGCATCGACGTGCGCGATGCGCAGGGGCGGTTGGCGCTGATGGGGAATCCGGTCTATTTCAACTGGAGCGCGCAGCGCCCTTGA
- a CDS encoding DUF6053 domain-containing protein — protein sequence MIWNKSVGPEGPPTRAEAAPSAADLTGSGGNCARRVTNL from the coding sequence GTGATCTGGAACAAGAGCGTCGGGCCTGAAGGCCCTCCCACAAGGGCCGAAGCTGCTCCATCGGCAGCGGACTTGACCGGATCTGGCGGCAATTGCGCGCGCCGTGTCACGAATCTTTAA
- the trmB gene encoding tRNA (guanosine(46)-N7)-methyltransferase TrmB codes for MTDPFSSDGHKAPPKPFTVEEGRRQVRSFVLRQGRFTPAQQRAFDELWPRFGIDYAGSPRDYDAIFGRSAKRVLEIGFGNGEALRYAAQNYRDRDLIGIEVHAPGVGRLLNALAEDGSDHVKLYHHDAVEVLNHEVADGSLDEVRIYFPDPWHKKRHNKRRLVQPAFAELLVRKLAADGRLHLATDWQDYAEQMWDVLDATRGLANRAGPRGSVPRPEWRPQTHFETRGQKLGHGVWDLLYDRVADDNGGGTAQQA; via the coding sequence ATGACCGACCCGTTCTCCAGCGACGGCCACAAGGCGCCGCCGAAGCCGTTCACGGTCGAGGAAGGCCGCCGCCAGGTGCGCAGCTTCGTGCTGCGCCAGGGCCGCTTCACCCCGGCCCAGCAGCGCGCCTTCGACGAATTGTGGCCGCGCTTCGGCATCGACTACGCCGGCTCGCCGCGCGATTACGACGCGATCTTCGGCCGCAGCGCCAAGCGCGTGCTTGAAATCGGTTTCGGCAACGGCGAGGCGCTGCGCTACGCCGCGCAGAACTACCGCGATCGCGACCTGATCGGCATCGAAGTGCACGCCCCGGGCGTGGGCCGGCTGCTCAACGCCCTGGCCGAGGACGGCAGCGATCATGTGAAGCTCTACCACCACGATGCGGTGGAAGTGCTCAACCACGAAGTCGCCGACGGCAGCCTCGACGAGGTGCGGATCTACTTCCCCGATCCGTGGCACAAGAAGCGCCACAACAAGCGCCGCCTGGTCCAGCCGGCGTTCGCCGAACTGCTGGTGCGCAAGCTCGCCGCGGACGGACGCTTGCACCTTGCCACCGATTGGCAGGACTATGCCGAACAGATGTGGGACGTCCTGGACGCGACCAGGGGGCTCGCCAACCGCGCAGGTCCGCGCGGCAGCGTGCCGCGACCGGAATGGCGCCCGCAGACGCACTTCGAGACCCGCGGCCAGAAACTCGGCCACGGCGTCTGGGACCTGCTGTACGACCGCGTGGCCGACGACAACGGCGGCGGCACGGCGCAGCAGGCGTAG
- a CDS encoding autotransporter outer membrane beta-barrel domain-containing protein, translated as MAAALALAAAPAFAGGPYSQTVFIGDSLTDSGHFRPALIQAVGPNGALIGRFTTNPGLVWSEWLADYYGTNAASDNQGGTNYAVGGARTGTNTSGALGPIDSLATQTTKYLAANGGRADPNALYTVWGGANDLFAVAGGAPAQATIGAAVTAQVGVVAALNNAGAQYILVPNIPDLGSTPQFRAGGPAQMAAGSQLATTYNNALYGGLSAAGLRFIPLDTYNLIREVVTNPAPFGISNVTGTGCNPQITASSVTCSPLNYAAPDAPNSYAFADGVHPSSRSHQILADYAISVLEAPRFVAVLPNSAAMTGRARADQVASHAERPDGDGMRWWSSVRGDFQRYGHGDVYDGAGPALTGGIDWARGNLVFGGFLGYGQQKQDFGLRNGDFEQKEASIGGFIGWYGERAWVNGQLSYTKLDLDIDRKANLGIATRTHHGSTDGKNVTAAINAGYEFGEALRHGPVLGVVAQRIDIDGFAESDPTLSTSLAYPDQSYDSLIGSVGYQVNYTHSEKFRPYARLTLDREFEDAPKDAHARLQSLPGTGWYSVKNREFDQDYGTLLFGVRTKLFGLDANLGASATVHQDGGNNTTVFAQIGGGF; from the coding sequence CTGGCCGCCGCCCTGGCGCTGGCCGCCGCCCCGGCCTTCGCCGGCGGCCCCTATTCGCAGACCGTCTTCATCGGCGACAGCCTCACCGACTCCGGCCACTTCCGCCCGGCGCTGATCCAGGCGGTCGGCCCCAACGGCGCGCTGATCGGCCGCTTCACCACCAACCCGGGCCTGGTCTGGTCGGAATGGCTGGCCGATTACTACGGCACCAACGCCGCCAGCGACAACCAGGGCGGCACCAACTACGCCGTCGGCGGCGCGCGCACCGGCACCAACACCAGCGGCGCGCTCGGCCCGATCGATTCGCTGGCGACCCAGACCACCAAGTACCTCGCCGCCAACGGCGGCCGCGCCGATCCCAACGCCCTGTACACCGTGTGGGGCGGCGCCAACGACCTGTTCGCGGTCGCCGGCGGCGCGCCGGCGCAGGCCACCATCGGCGCGGCCGTGACCGCGCAGGTCGGCGTGGTCGCCGCCCTCAACAACGCCGGCGCCCAGTACATCCTGGTGCCGAACATCCCCGACCTGGGCTCGACCCCGCAGTTCCGCGCCGGCGGCCCGGCGCAGATGGCGGCCGGCAGCCAGCTCGCCACGACCTACAACAACGCGCTCTACGGCGGGCTCAGCGCGGCCGGCCTGCGCTTCATCCCGCTGGACACCTACAACCTGATCCGCGAAGTGGTGACCAACCCCGCGCCGTTCGGCATCAGCAACGTCACCGGCACCGGCTGCAACCCGCAGATCACCGCGTCCTCGGTCACCTGCAGCCCGCTGAACTACGCCGCGCCGGATGCGCCGAACTCCTACGCCTTCGCCGATGGCGTGCATCCGTCCTCGCGCTCGCACCAGATCCTGGCCGACTACGCGATCTCGGTGCTGGAGGCCCCGCGCTTCGTCGCCGTCCTGCCGAACTCGGCCGCGATGACCGGCCGCGCCCGCGCCGACCAGGTCGCCAGCCACGCCGAACGTCCCGACGGCGACGGCATGCGCTGGTGGAGCAGCGTGCGCGGCGACTTCCAGCGCTACGGCCACGGCGACGTCTACGACGGCGCCGGCCCGGCGCTGACCGGCGGCATCGACTGGGCCCGCGGCAACCTGGTGTTCGGCGGCTTCCTCGGCTACGGCCAGCAGAAGCAGGACTTCGGCCTGCGCAACGGCGACTTCGAGCAGAAGGAAGCCAGCATCGGCGGCTTCATCGGCTGGTACGGCGAGCGCGCCTGGGTCAACGGCCAGCTGAGCTACACCAAGCTGGATCTGGACATCGACCGCAAGGCCAACCTCGGCATCGCCACCCGCACCCACCACGGCTCGACCGACGGCAAGAACGTCACCGCCGCGATCAACGCCGGCTACGAGTTCGGCGAGGCCCTGCGTCACGGCCCGGTGCTCGGCGTGGTCGCCCAGCGCATCGACATCGACGGATTCGCCGAAAGCGACCCGACCCTGTCGACCTCGCTGGCCTACCCCGACCAGAGCTACGACTCGCTGATCGGCAGCGTCGGTTACCAGGTCAACTACACCCACAGCGAGAAGTTCCGCCCCTACGCCCGCCTGACCCTGGACCGCGAGTTCGAAGACGCGCCCAAGGACGCCCACGCGCGCCTGCAGAGCCTGCCGGGCACCGGCTGGTACTCGGTCAAGAACCGCGAATTCGACCAGGACTACGGCACCCTCCTGTTCGGCGTGCGCACCAAGCTGTTCGGCCTGGACGCCAACCTCGGCGCCAGCGCCACCGTCCACCAGGACGGCGGCAACAACACGACCGTGTTCGCGCAAATCGGCGGCGGGTTCTGA